The sequence GTAACATCATCCTGGTAAGCGCCAATATCATTCCAGAATGCTACAATGCAATTGCTCAGATCGTTTACGTTGCGGGCAAATATGCCGTTATCGCTCCCCTGGTTAAAGTGGGTGTCCCAGCCGCCCGATTCGGTAAAGGCAACTTCCAGGCCCACATCCATTTTTATCAGCTGGGCTATTTGCTTCAGCGCGGTACCTAATGCTGTATTTGGATAAACAGCGCCATTAGCCGGCTGATAGTTACGTACATCGGTTTTTTGCAGCATCTTCACCGCGTCGAAGCTTTCCTTACCGGTTTCCTTTAACAGGCCGGTAGCGGTTTGCGAGTACAGATCTTCAAAACTTTTAGCAGCCATATTTGCCCCCACCGGGTTACCACGCATCTGGATGGCAAAATCCTGCAGGCTGCTGATGGCTACCGATGGATTATCACCATAAAACGAACGTGGCAGCGATGAGGTTAAACTAACCGCTTGAAATGGCGTAGCCGCATCATGGCCTAACAGGCCCACTGCTCTGTTGAGCCAGCCGCTGCTGGTGCCTTTATTAAATGGTGTGCCGGCTTCCATATAATCCTGCGCGTCGAAATGCGAGCGGGTGTTATTTGGCGAACCGATGCCATGTACAATTGCCAGTCTTTTATCCTTGAACAAAGGCTCAAACGCGCTCATCGATGGGTGCAGCCCAAACCGGCCATCCAGGTCGATCAATGGCTTGGTATTGCCACCCTTTGCTGCCGATAAGAACAATGTTGGCCTTGCAGCCTTCAGGTTCTCGTCGGTAAATGGTGTTACGGCCATCAGGCCATCCATTGCCCCACGCTGGAAGATGCATACCATGATCTTCTTCTTTTTGTAAGGGCGAAATATCTTGTCGCTCGCTGCCGCTTCGGCTAAGAAGGCGGGTATGCCGCCCATAAGGCCAACCCCTAACAGGGCCAGGCCGCCTGATCTTAAAAATCCTCTTCTTGATACCATGATCTTGTTATTTTAATGGGGTAACTATCTTCTTTGAAACTCGGGCGAACCAACTATAATACCAACCACCTGCGATAGCATGGAGTTATTGCCCTGCGCCGTCATCTGCGCCTGGTAGCCGTTCTTTTTGCCAAAATTCTTTTTGCCGCCTTTGCCCTGCGGGTCGCCGGCATTGGCCATCATCATATCCTGCATATTGCCGCCGCTGCTCATATCGGGTTGTTTCGGCGCGGCCTTGTCGGCAGCATCGCTTACCTTTTGTACCAGGTTAGGGTCGCTTAGCATTGGGGTAAGCTGCTTGATGGTCGCGTCGATATTGCGTTCGGGCATTACCAGTTTGCTATAGATGCGCAGGGCAGCTTCGGGGCTTTCCGGTTCGTGATGGTTATTCAGCGCGGCAAGATCTATCCGAACACCCGGGATACGGCCTGATGCCAAAGCCAAACCGAAATTCATACGGTTAAGCAAAGCGCCGGTATTGATCCAGTATTGGCCCCTGTCGGGGAAACCGGTCGGCGCCTGGTAGGCATACATCTTCTGCCCCATTTTATTAGCCCAGCTATATAGTTGAAATGGCTGATAGATCTTCGCATCTAAACTGCGTACCGAACTCACCACCAGTTCGAAAGGTGATTTTGTTTTTTCGCGCACAGCCGATGGGTTCCAAAATTCGGGCGCGGTGGCCATGGTGATCATCACCTCGCGGATATCGCCGTCCTTATCTTTAAAGGTTTTGGCCATCTTATCCAGCAAAGTTTGCGGCGGAGTATCGTTTACAAAGCGTACCGCTATTTTTTTGGTAATGAATTTCGAGGTTGAATTATGATGTGCCAGCATATCCAGCAGATCGACACCCTCCTGGTAACCCTCGTTACCAAATTTACGACCTAACACAGTTTTGCTGCCGGTATCGTGGCGGTTTGGTGTAAACAGGAAGTCGCCATCGTGTATAAAGCCACGTTCTTTCATGCGCTCTTCGCCACCCATTTTTACCAGTTGCTGCATCATGCCACCGCCGGCGCCACCGCCCATGTACTGGCCCATTGGGTATACTGTCCAGCCGGTCAGTACTTTCGCGGCCTGGGTAACATCCTGTTGGGTGTAGCCACCATCAACACCAAGTGTGTGCAACTCCATCACCTCGCGGGCATAGTTCTCGTTCAGTCCCTGGTTTTTACGGCCTTTTTGCAGCTTTTCAACAGCGGCAGCCATTTGCGGGTTATCGGCCATTTGCTTTTGCATCATTTCTAACCGGCGCTGAAACTGCGGGTTCCTGTCCTGGTTGGCGTTAGTGCCCGAACTGCTGAAGTTATCCAGGTAGTAAAGCATAGCCGGCGATTTAGCAGTGGCCAGCAACAAGTCGCCAAATTTACCGGTTACGTTCGGACGGATCACATCGCGCTCGTAATCGGGGATAAATTCGGCACAATCGTTTTTGGTGGTTGATACGTTAAAATGGTTGAACCAGAAATCGGTCAGCACTTCGCGCAACTGGTTGTTACTGTAAGCTGCACGTAAGATCTTTTGGTTATAAAACTGGCGGAATAATTCCTGTGCAGGCTTAAGGCCCTTCTTTTGCATGTAGGCTGCAAGGGCATCGCGGTATTCCTTTCGGTCGGCCTTTGCCGAATCCTTATCTATCACCCCATCCCTGATGGCCATACGCAAAGCAGCGCCGCCACGCGGATAGATATCGGCAATCTGCGCGTTGGTTAGTTTCAGATCAGGATATTGGTCTAATAAAGTATTTAATGAATCATCGGGCATATTGCCGTCCAACTGCTGTTGGAACCAGTTTTCGAGGCCCATTTTTACTACCGCGTCAATTTCGCCGGGAGTAGGCCCGTAAGTAAAACGACTGAGCAAATGCGCGGCGGCTTGTCGCTCGGTCAGGCCATATTGCTTATAGGGAAAGGTAAATTTTGTTTTGTTGACGGCGGCGCTGCGCACAGCCAAAAATGATGACAGCACGGCAACGCCGCACAGCATCAGCACCAACATGGACAGATATTTTAAGGGGCTTTTCATAATAAGTTCCAGTTAAATAGCAGGGTGTATATATTGGGTAAGACGCAACTCCCGCCTTTTGGTTTAATTGTTTATGAATAAAATTATGTTTTTTTCATGACAATTTCATTTGGGGTGGTTTTGCATGATATTTCCTGTAACTATTTAGTAACAGGGGTATCTAAACTTTCGTAAACAAGTACTTTATGTTGCGCGTGCTAATTGGTGATTTAACCACAAAGGGCACAAAGATCTTTCACAAAGTACACAGAGATTTGCTTAACTATTTTAAGGTTCCACGGCGACAAAGGCCACTAAGTTGATGTTTTAATAAAAACGTCTTTGTAAACTACTTCTACTATGTAAAAGACTGAACACCCGGATTACGGGCCTTAGCGTGCCCTTTGTGCAAAATCTTTGTGCCCTTTATAGTTAAATTGCCCGCAACCAATCTTAATTAACTATCTTGAACAACAAAATACCGACCCCATATTTATGAATGACCAACCATTGATCCAGATCAGGAACCTGTCTAAATCGTACGGTTCTAAACTGGTACTAAAAAATTTAACATTAGATATTTTCCCCGGCCAGGTAATTGGCTATATCGGCCCGAATGGCGCCGGTAAATCAACCACGGTAAAGATCCTCACCGGGCTTATCCCCGATTTTAACGGTGAGGTAATTGTAGATGGCATCAACATGAGCCAGGATCCGCTGGAGATAAAAAAACTGATCGGCTACGTACCCGAGAATGCCGAGATATACGATGTATTGACGCCCATGGAATACCTTGACTTTATCGGCAAGTTGTATAACATGGAAGAGGCGGTATTACACGATCGGGCTAAAAAACTGCTGACGGCTTTTGGTCTTGGCGATAATATCGACTCGCGCATGGATACTTTCAGTAAAGGTATGAAGCAAAAGGTGCTGCTGATATCGGGCATTATCCATAACCCTAAAATTATTGTACTGGATGAACCACTATCGGGTTTGGATGCCAACGCGGTGATCATGATCAAGGAACTGATCGTTAAACTGAAGCAGGAGGGCAAAACCATCTTCTATTGCAGCCATGTGATGGATGTGGTGGAAAAGGTATCCGACAGGATCTTGCTCATTAACAAAGGCGAGATCATTGCCGATGGCAGCTTCGAATCGTTGAAGCAGGATCATGCCGATACGCTGGAACAGATATTTGCCAAACTGACCGGCCGCGAAATAACAGGCACCGAAGCTGACGCCATCATTAACTCATTTGACTAAAAAATGGATAAGCTATTTCTCCGTTTACTGCGGTCATTTGACCCTGTGCTGAGCAAGGCGGGTGTAGACACCGGCCAACTGCACGAAATTTTGCGCGTTAAGCTAATGATGGATAACCGCCGTCCGCGTACCCTGTTTGCCAAAAGGCGTGCAAGCAGCGGCAATGTGGGCAACCCCTGGATGCTGATGTTCATTACCATGCTAATGGGTTTTTTCATCGGTCTGCTTTTGTTTTTCACCAACATGCCATTGGCGGGGCACACGTTTTACTTCACCATATTTATGGTGCTGATGTGCTTTACACTGGTAACCGATTTCACCACGGTGCTGATAGATACCCGCGATCAGTACATCTTGCTCCCCCGCCCGGTTAACGACCGTACCATCGCCGTATCGCGCATCCTGCATATTACCATATATGTATTGCGCCTGGCACTGGTGCAGGGCTTACCCGGTATTATTATGGCTGGGATTGCCGATAAAAACGTATTCTCGTCGCTGCTGATGCTGATAGAGATATTGGAAGCCACCTTCCTGAGCATCCTTATTGTTAACCTGATTTATTTAGCCATGATGCGCAGCGTTAACCCACAGCGCTTTAAGGATATCATCAGCTATTTCCAGATCGCTTTTTCTACACTCATTTTCGCGGTTTACTATCTGCTACCAAAGCTGATAGATTTTAAGGTACTGCGCGGTATGGATCTGCTGAGCCATTGGTGGGCCTATATTTTGCCACCGGTTTGGATAGCGGCCTTAAACGGTGCGGTAATACACGCATCGCAAATAACCGTAGTTATAGCGGCTTTGGCGGTGCTGGGACTGGTTACACCTATCATTGGCTTGTGGTTTGTAGTAAAAGTGCTGGCCCCGGGCTTTAACCGTAAACTTGCGGCGTTGTCTACGTCCGAAAGTGTGGAAACTGCTGTGAAAGTTAAAAAGGAATACAAAGAAGATTTTCGCGATAAGATAGCCAACATTGTAGCCCCCGACCCGGTGGAAAATGCCGGCTTCCGCATCAGCTGGAAACTGGCTGCCCGTACACGGGAGTTTAAAATGAAAGCCTATCCATCATTCGGTTTTGTACCGATCATGTTCCTGTATTTTACGCTAAGCACCGGCAAGGGCATGACCATGGGGCAAAAGATGGCCAAAGTGCAGGGTGGCGCCAGTTATGTTTTTTTGGTTTACCTAAGCACTATTGTACTTTCAACCATATTAACGTATATCACCCAATCAGAGAAGTATAAATCGGCCTGGGTGTATTACGCTTTACCTATCGGGCAGCCGGGTAAGATCCTCTCGGGTATGTATAAGGCGGTGGTTACGCTCTACTTTTTGCCTTTTGTTATCATTTTAGGCATAGGCATGTCCATCGTGTGGGGGCCGCAGGTTATTAACGATATCATTCTCTCGTTTTTTATCTGTGTGATATATGGCATACTGATGGCCTTGTTTGCTGTAAAGGGCCTGCCATTCTCCAAACCGGTGATGAACAAACAAGGCGGCGGCAGGGCCATATCCAGTTTGGTAACGCTGGGATTAGTTGGTATCTTAGGCTTCGGGCATTTTTTTATTGTGAAGTGGGAAACAGCGGTTTGGCTAAGTATTATACCAGTTGCCGCCATTGCGTGGACAATGCTGCATTATTACGGAAAAACCACCTGGGACGACCTGGAATCGTACGAGGAATATGAAGTAGAAAAACCCAAAACCATCAAAAAACCAATTTACAAAACCAAATGAAGAGACCTTTACTTTCTCTGCTGCTGTTTTTAGGCACAGCCGGGGCTTACGCGCAGGATGCCGTTAGCTACCAAATGCCGCCAAAGGCCATGGCCGATCTGCTACTGGCCAAACCAACGCCATCGGTAAGTATCGATTCTAAAGCCGAATGGATGTTACTGAGCGAGCGTAACACTTACCCATCGGTTGAAGAACTGGCGCGGCCTGAACTACGCATTGCCGGTATGCGTATCAACCCGGCCAATTTCTCGTTAAGCAGGCAGAGCTTTGTGAACAACTTCACCCTGCAGAATATCAAGACCGGCAAAACCTTCCCGATCACCGGCTTGCCGTCGCCATTATTAGCGGGTACCTTCAGCCGCAGTCCGGATGAGCATAAAATTGCCTTTACACAGGTAAATGCTAAGACTGTCGATCTGTATGTGATCGATATCGCTACCAAAAAAGCCATGAAGGTGAACAAGCATCCGCTTAACGTGGTGCTGAACAGCGGCATTGTTTGGGCAGATAACAACACACTGCTTTACCGCGTCATTAGCAAACCGGCAAGTATGGCACCGCAGGCACCCGCCGCGCCAAAAGGGCCAACCGTACAGCAAAGCTTAGGCAAAGCATCGCCAAGCGCCACTTACGAAGATCTGATCAAAAACCCTTACGATGAGCAGCTATTCGCCTTTTACGGCACATCGCAACTGGTAAAAAACAAAGGTGGTGTAGAAACACCAATAGGTAAGCCAGCCATTTACAGTAGCGTACAGCTATCGCCCGATAAGCAGTTTATGCTGGTGCGGACGATCAATAAGCCGTTCTCGTACCTGGTGACCGCGGGCGGCTTCCCTTCTACCGTTTACATTACCGATATGACGGGTAAGGTTTATAAGCAACTGGCCCAGCTGCCATCAAGCGAGGCTACGCCATCGGGCTATGATAATACGCAGAATATCCCCCGCTCTTTCGACTGGCGCGACGATGAACCTGCAACTATCACCTGGGCACATCCGTTGGACAGCGGCCTGATCAAAAAGAAGGTGGATTATCATGATGTGGTGTACGAACTGAACTCCCCTTTTAAAGGTGAGCCAAAGGAGTTGTTTAAAACCGAATACCGCTTCCGCGGGATCACCTGGGGTAATGATAAACTGGCTTTGGTTAACCAGGGCATGCGTTCGAAGCAGATCAACCGCGTATCAACCTTTAATACATCGACAGGTAAGCTGGAAACACTGTATGAACGCAGCCAAACCGATGCCTACAACAATCCCGGAACCCCGGTAATGTCGCGCAATAAATATGGCCGCGATGTGATACAAACCACCGATAACGGCACCAAAATACTGATGAACAACCCAACCGGTGCATCTAAAAATGGCGACCTGCCCTTCCTGGCCAAGTTTGACCTGAACAGCAAGAAGAACGAGATCATCTGGCGTTGCGAACCGGGGCATTATGAATCGGTAGTAGATGTGATAGATGCGGATAAGCTGGTGTTGCTGACCCGTCGCGAATCGCAAACGGAAGTGCCTAACTACTATATCAAAAATTTAGTATTGCGCATGGCCGATGTGCCGGTTACGCATTTCACCAATCCATACCCGCAACTGGAAGGCGTTAGCAAGGAGAAGATCCATTACAAACGCGCCGATGGCGTTGACCTGACCGGCGACCTGTACCTGCCGAAAGGCTATAGCAAAGAAAAGGACGGTCCATTGCCGGTGCTGATCTGGGCCTATCCTGCCGAATACAACTCGGCTGATGACGCGGCGCAGGTGCGTGGTTCTAAAGACCGTTTTACGCTGATTGGCGGCGGCAGCCCGATATTTTTTGTAACGCAAGGCTATGCCATTTTAAACAATGCCGAAATGCCCATCGTTGCCAAAGAAGGTAAAAAACCTAACGATAACTTTGTTGAGCAATTACAACTGAACGCAGAAGCCGCCATTAACAAACTGGCCGACATGGGCGTAGGCGACCGTAACCGCATTGCCGTTGGCGGCCACAGCTACGGCGCGTTTATGACGGCCAACCTTTTGGCGCATACCAACCTGTTTAAAGCCGGTTTAGCCGAAAGCGGTGCCTATAATCGTACCCTTACCCCCTTCGGCTTCCAGAATGAGGAGCGCACCTATTGGCAGGACCCTAAGTTATATTACGATATGAGCCCGTTCAGCTTCGCGGATAAGATCAAAACCCCTATCCTGCTGATCCACGGTGAGGCCGATGATAATCCCGGTACCTTCCCAATCAACAGCGAGCGCTTATTTGCGGCAATTAAAGGCTTGGGCGGTACGGTAAGGTTTGTTTATCTACCTTACGAGGCCCACGGTTACCGCGGCAAGGAAAACCTGCTGCATAAGCTATGGGAGCAGTACACCTGGATGGAGAAGTATGTGAAGAATGCAAAATAGTCCGAAAGTCCGAAAGACGGAAAAGTCCGAAAGATAAAAAGGGATGGCTTAACGCCATCCCTTTTTATTTCGACGTGGCGAGTGGGAACGTACTGACAATAAACATAATAAGTGGTGGCGGAAGTTTGTCAGTACCCATAAAAACCACAGCCGAGGAGAAAAATTGAAATTTTGAACAAATGCATATACTTAACTAAAAATCAATGTGTTGCGTGTTCAATTTTTGTTCAAAAAACGCGGTTTTTTGTTCATTTTTTTTCTAACATCCGTTCAAGCGTGAACGTTTGACTTGCAATATAACTTCTCTGTCCCTCCCCCGAAGAAGAGGTTAGAAGGGGTGTATTACTCCACCCCTTTCACATTCATCCTTAAAGTATAAATAGCCGTCGACGCCGTGATAAACAGCAATTTCCTATCCTTACCGCCGAAGCAAATATTGGCCGTCCATGGTTCGGGGATATCGATATGGGCCAGCTTCCTGCCGGTAGGGTCGTAAATGGTAACTCCCCGGCCGCACAGGTACAGGTTACCCTGTTCATCCAGCGTCATCCCGTCCGATCCCTGGTTGATGAGAACTTGTTTATCCTTCAGGCTACCATCATCGGCAATACTGTATTTGTAGATCTTGTTGGCCTGTATATCGGCTACGTAGAGCGTTTTACCATCGGGTGTGCCCACTATTCCGTTGGGTTTCTTCAGCTGATCTTCAACTGCTATTGGCGCGCCATCTTTGGGCAGATAATAAACCTTCTGGCCGTCCAGGTCGCTTTTTTTGCGTGTCCAGTAATCGCGCTGGTAATAGGGATCGGTGAAGTACATGCCCCCGGTTTTGTTGTTCACCCAAACATCGTTAGGGCCGTTAAGGAGGTGCCCGCCCAGGTCTTTTACCAATACCGTAACCTTGGCATCCTTATCAATCAACCATAGCTGATCCTCTTCATCGGCGCAACTGATCAGGTTACCCTTTTTATCAAAATACATCCCGTTACTGCGACCGGCCTTCTCCATAAATATGGATAGTTTGCCATCGGTATCGTACTTCCAGATCTTGTTATTAGGCTGATCGGTAAAAAAGATATTCCCCTTTTTGTCCGGCGCGGGCCCTTCGGTAAAGCTGAACTGTTTAGAGATCAGCTGCGGCTTTTGCAAGGTGTCGTACAAAGGTTTGTTCTGTGCAAATGCGCCGATGCTTATTATGCCGGGCAATACACAGGTTAAGGTTTTAATCCGTATCATTAATCTTCCATTTTAACCGGCGGTGGAAACCTTAGTTCATTATACAAGCCAAAATCGCTCAGGGCTACGCAGGCGGCAGCGTTGGTTACACGCAATCTTATCTTACGTGCTTTAACAGGTTTATCCAGCCGTATCAGTTTGTTTGCGCCAATACTGGTGGCCGTGGCTATTTCCTGCCATTCTTTACCTACCATTATATCAATGGCAACACCATCAATCCGCTGACCTAATTTGATATTCTCGCGCAATTGTATCACGTCAAATGTTTTAGCTTGATGCAGGTCGATGATCAATTCGGGTGTCAGTACGCCATCATCGGTAGCCCAATAGCTGTAACGGTCGTTATCCGTTAAATGTGCGGGGCCAAATTTAAGCCTGTTACCGCCGCGCACATTGCTGGCCGAAAACGTAGCCCCTTTTGCAAGGTTAGTTTTAAAGGTCATCCGCAGGTTGGCGCCTAAACCCATCAGCGCGTTTTCATCTTCGGTAGTGATCAGGCCACGCTTATCAGGTGCTAAACCCAGGTCAAGACAGGCGCCCCTGCCCACGCTTTTATAATACAGGTCCATCAACTGGTCGGGCGTTTTTGTCTTGCCATCTTCCTTTTGATGATAGAACCATCCCGGACGCAACGGCACGTCGCATTCGGCAGGCATCCAGTATTTACCATCGCGATGACCTTCTATACCCTCCTTATCCAGCACAAAACCATTGCCGGGGGCTTTGCCGGCTTCGGGAGCGTGCGGCGTATAAGTTGCCCAATAGGTTTGGCCAGCATATCCGCTTTCGTTACCCACCCAGCGCACATCAGGGCCAACATCGCCAAAAATTACCGCGCCGGGTTGTAGCTTGCGGGCAATGCCCCAGGTATCATCCCAACCGTAATAAGTAGAGCGGTCTATTTTACGCACTTCCTTAGCGCCGCCGTAATAGCCATCGCCACCGTTGGCGCCATCGTGCCATACAATAAACAGCGGGCCATAATTGGTATACAATTCCCGCAATTGCTTGCGGTAAACATCGGTTACGTATTCGGGTTTGCCGTATAGGGCACTGTTCCTGTCCCAAGGCGAGCAGTATACGCCCATCTTCATGCCCAGCTTATCGCAGGCCTGGCGGTATTCGCGCAGGATATCACCTTTGCCATTTTTATACGGGCTTTTGCTGATGTTGTGTTCGGTGGTTTTGGTTGGCCACAGGCAAAAGCCATCGTGGTGCTTTGCTACAACAATGATCCCCTTAAAGCCTCCCTTTTTTGCGGCGCCTACAATTTGCATAGCGTTAAACTGCGTTGGGTTAAATATGGCCGGGTCTTCATCTCCATAACCCCACTCCTTATCAGTAAAAGTATCGGGGCCGAAGTGAATGAGGCAATACATACCGGTTTCCTGCCAGTTTAACTGGCGCTGGCTTGGTAAGGGACCATAAGGCTTGGGCGGGGCCTGGCAAAAAGCGCTGGTGTACAGGGCAAGAACTAAAATAAACGATAAGTGTTTTTTCATTAATATCAGGTTTGGTGAAACTTACGCAGTTTTGGAAACTTCCTAAGTCTGAATGTTAGGGCTAATTTAGTTGTTAATATTTATTATTGCACATGTTTTCAAAAGCGGAAGCTTCACAAATACGACAAGAGTTCTGGACTACCTTCGGGCAATACCTCCGGCCCATCCTATCGGCCGATGGCGAAAAGGTGAATTGGATAAACTATAAAACGGGTATTAAATACGTGTACTTCCGTATGGAAGCCGAGAACCGGCTGGCCCGCATCGGCATTGAGATAACCCACTATGATACCGGTATACAGGAGTTGTTTTACGAGCAGTTTGCCGAACTGAAAACCATGCTGCACAGCTATCTTAACGAAGAATGGCAATGGCAACTGCACCATACCGATATGGAGGGCAAAACCATCAGCCGCATTTATAGCGAACTACCCAACGCCAGCATTTTTAACCGGGAGGACTGGCCCCGGCTCATCAGCTTTTTTAAACCCCGTATTATCGCCCTCGATGAATTTTGGAGCACAGCTAAATATAGCTTCGACGCTTTAAAGTAAACAGGCCGCTCACTACTACAATACCGGCCCGGTGAAATAATCATTGGCCGGCGTAATTGTTATTGACTATTTTTTTACATCTTAGTCATGATTTAACCTTATAACAGTATATGGGCCTTTTTGATAGTTTACGCAACGAGTTATTAGATATAATTGAGTGGGTTGATAATACCCAAAATACATTGGTGTGGAAATTTCCGCGCCAGGATAATGCCATTAAAATGGGCGCCAAACTGATCGTCCGCGAATCGCAGGCGGCTGTTTTTATGAACCAGGGACAAATTGCCGACATTTTTATGCCCGGCACCCATGAACTGCGCACCGAAAACATGCCCATCCTAACCACCCTGATGAGTTGGAAGTATGGCTTCAACAGCCCCTTTAAAACGGATGTTTACTTTGTAAGTACCCGCCAGTTCACCAATCAGAAATGGGGCACCAAAAACCCGGTAATGATAAGGGATGCCGAGTTTGGCCCGGTGAGGCTGCGCGCGTTCGGATCGTTTAACTTTAAGGTACAGGATCCCAAAGTGTTTGTTACACAAGTATCGGCCACCAACCCCGATTTTATAGTTGAGGATATTAACGAGCAGTTGCGCAACACGGTAATATCCCGGGGGATGGACGCCATGGCGCAATCGAAGATCGGTATATTAGACCTGGCTGCCAATTATAACGAGGTAGGCAGCATGATCACCGAAACCGTAAAGCCTGATTTTGCCGAACTGGGCCTTGATCTTACCAAATTACTGGTAGAAAACATCTCGCTGCCACCCGAAGTTGAGCAGGTGCTTGATAAGCGCAGCGAAATGGGGATCATCGGTAATCTTGGCGCATACGCGCAATACCAGGCCGCCAACGCCATCGAAAAATCGGCAGAGAATACCGTTGGTGGTAACCTTGGCATGGCTGGTATGGGCCTTGGCGTAGGCGCGGCTATG comes from Mucilaginibacter mali and encodes:
- a CDS encoding DUF1501 domain-containing protein, with protein sequence MVSRRGFLRSGGLALLGVGLMGGIPAFLAEAAASDKIFRPYKKKKIMVCIFQRGAMDGLMAVTPFTDENLKAARPTLFLSAAKGGNTKPLIDLDGRFGLHPSMSAFEPLFKDKRLAIVHGIGSPNNTRSHFDAQDYMEAGTPFNKGTSSGWLNRAVGLLGHDAATPFQAVSLTSSLPRSFYGDNPSVAISSLQDFAIQMRGNPVGANMAAKSFEDLYSQTATGLLKETGKESFDAVKMLQKTDVRNYQPANGAVYPNTALGTALKQIAQLIKMDVGLEVAFTESGGWDTHFNQGSDNGIFARNVNDLSNCIVAFWNDIGAYQDDVTLMTMTEFGRTVHQNGTGGTDHGRASCNFILGGDVNGGIVHGDIKPLSVNNLEDGRDLAVTTDFRSVFSEVADRHLGISNDKVLFPDWTGKRIGVMRS
- a CDS encoding DUF1800 domain-containing protein; the protein is MKSPLKYLSMLVLMLCGVAVLSSFLAVRSAAVNKTKFTFPYKQYGLTERQAAAHLLSRFTYGPTPGEIDAVVKMGLENWFQQQLDGNMPDDSLNTLLDQYPDLKLTNAQIADIYPRGGAALRMAIRDGVIDKDSAKADRKEYRDALAAYMQKKGLKPAQELFRQFYNQKILRAAYSNNQLREVLTDFWFNHFNVSTTKNDCAEFIPDYERDVIRPNVTGKFGDLLLATAKSPAMLYYLDNFSSSGTNANQDRNPQFQRRLEMMQKQMADNPQMAAAVEKLQKGRKNQGLNENYAREVMELHTLGVDGGYTQQDVTQAAKVLTGWTVYPMGQYMGGGAGGGMMQQLVKMGGEERMKERGFIHDGDFLFTPNRHDTGSKTVLGRKFGNEGYQEGVDLLDMLAHHNSTSKFITKKIAVRFVNDTPPQTLLDKMAKTFKDKDGDIREVMITMATAPEFWNPSAVREKTKSPFELVVSSVRSLDAKIYQPFQLYSWANKMGQKMYAYQAPTGFPDRGQYWINTGALLNRMNFGLALASGRIPGVRIDLAALNNHHEPESPEAALRIYSKLVMPERNIDATIKQLTPMLSDPNLVQKVSDAADKAAPKQPDMSSGGNMQDMMMANAGDPQGKGGKKNFGKKNGYQAQMTAQGNNSMLSQVVGIIVGSPEFQRR
- a CDS encoding ABC transporter ATP-binding protein, whose product is MNDQPLIQIRNLSKSYGSKLVLKNLTLDIFPGQVIGYIGPNGAGKSTTVKILTGLIPDFNGEVIVDGINMSQDPLEIKKLIGYVPENAEIYDVLTPMEYLDFIGKLYNMEEAVLHDRAKKLLTAFGLGDNIDSRMDTFSKGMKQKVLLISGIIHNPKIIVLDEPLSGLDANAVIMIKELIVKLKQEGKTIFYCSHVMDVVEKVSDRILLINKGEIIADGSFESLKQDHADTLEQIFAKLTGREITGTEADAIINSFD
- a CDS encoding S9 family peptidase → MKRPLLSLLLFLGTAGAYAQDAVSYQMPPKAMADLLLAKPTPSVSIDSKAEWMLLSERNTYPSVEELARPELRIAGMRINPANFSLSRQSFVNNFTLQNIKTGKTFPITGLPSPLLAGTFSRSPDEHKIAFTQVNAKTVDLYVIDIATKKAMKVNKHPLNVVLNSGIVWADNNTLLYRVISKPASMAPQAPAAPKGPTVQQSLGKASPSATYEDLIKNPYDEQLFAFYGTSQLVKNKGGVETPIGKPAIYSSVQLSPDKQFMLVRTINKPFSYLVTAGGFPSTVYITDMTGKVYKQLAQLPSSEATPSGYDNTQNIPRSFDWRDDEPATITWAHPLDSGLIKKKVDYHDVVYELNSPFKGEPKELFKTEYRFRGITWGNDKLALVNQGMRSKQINRVSTFNTSTGKLETLYERSQTDAYNNPGTPVMSRNKYGRDVIQTTDNGTKILMNNPTGASKNGDLPFLAKFDLNSKKNEIIWRCEPGHYESVVDVIDADKLVLLTRRESQTEVPNYYIKNLVLRMADVPVTHFTNPYPQLEGVSKEKIHYKRADGVDLTGDLYLPKGYSKEKDGPLPVLIWAYPAEYNSADDAAQVRGSKDRFTLIGGGSPIFFVTQGYAILNNAEMPIVAKEGKKPNDNFVEQLQLNAEAAINKLADMGVGDRNRIAVGGHSYGAFMTANLLAHTNLFKAGLAESGAYNRTLTPFGFQNEERTYWQDPKLYYDMSPFSFADKIKTPILLIHGEADDNPGTFPINSERLFAAIKGLGGTVRFVYLPYEAHGYRGKENLLHKLWEQYTWMEKYVKNAK
- a CDS encoding SMP-30/gluconolactonase/LRE family protein; the encoded protein is MIRIKTLTCVLPGIISIGAFAQNKPLYDTLQKPQLISKQFSFTEGPAPDKKGNIFFTDQPNNKIWKYDTDGKLSIFMEKAGRSNGMYFDKKGNLISCADEEDQLWLIDKDAKVTVLVKDLGGHLLNGPNDVWVNNKTGGMYFTDPYYQRDYWTRKKSDLDGQKVYYLPKDGAPIAVEDQLKKPNGIVGTPDGKTLYVADIQANKIYKYSIADDGSLKDKQVLINQGSDGMTLDEQGNLYLCGRGVTIYDPTGRKLAHIDIPEPWTANICFGGKDRKLLFITASTAIYTLRMNVKGVE
- a CDS encoding alpha-L-fucosidase, translating into MKKHLSFILVLALYTSAFCQAPPKPYGPLPSQRQLNWQETGMYCLIHFGPDTFTDKEWGYGDEDPAIFNPTQFNAMQIVGAAKKGGFKGIIVVAKHHDGFCLWPTKTTEHNISKSPYKNGKGDILREYRQACDKLGMKMGVYCSPWDRNSALYGKPEYVTDVYRKQLRELYTNYGPLFIVWHDGANGGDGYYGGAKEVRKIDRSTYYGWDDTWGIARKLQPGAVIFGDVGPDVRWVGNESGYAGQTYWATYTPHAPEAGKAPGNGFVLDKEGIEGHRDGKYWMPAECDVPLRPGWFYHQKEDGKTKTPDQLMDLYYKSVGRGACLDLGLAPDKRGLITTEDENALMGLGANLRMTFKTNLAKGATFSASNVRGGNRLKFGPAHLTDNDRYSYWATDDGVLTPELIIDLHQAKTFDVIQLRENIKLGQRIDGVAIDIMVGKEWQEIATATSIGANKLIRLDKPVKARKIRLRVTNAAACVALSDFGLYNELRFPPPVKMED